In Euphorbia lathyris chromosome 9, ddEupLath1.1, whole genome shotgun sequence, the following are encoded in one genomic region:
- the LOC136207133 gene encoding pentatricopeptide repeat-containing protein At3g22470, mitochondrial-like — MARRGCQPDVVTCSSIIDSLCKYGKVDEAFHLFSKIKSEGILLDVVTYNSLIHGLCYSGKWGKASRLYNEMSDQNISPDIVTFSMLVDELCKEGMVDKARCVVGTMIQRGIESDLITYNSLIDGFGLDRQMHQARKVFNAMTSKDCNPDVCTYSILIHWYCKWKMIDEAEQLLDEMLRRGLSPDNYTYNALIRGLGHTRSAVAAMEFFKDLCASGYHPDLVAYSSLLHDFCKLKNFDVAVDILRDMHMRKLKPDVFIYGILMDGMCKVGRLKDAKELFSMLCVQGLQPDVCIYNIIIGGLCREGLLNEAYNVFGLMKENKCSPNSVSYNVIIHGFLRHKNLSMGIELIREMRDQGFSADNAALALVVDLSCKKDIILENL; from the coding sequence ATGGCTAGGAGAGGTTGTCAGCCTGATGTGGTGACTTGTAGTTCTATTATTGACAGCCTTTGCAAGTATGGTAAGGTTGACGAAGCATTTCACCTATTCTCAAAGATCAAAAGTGAAGGAATTTTGCTTGATGTTGTTACTTACAATTCTTTAATTCACGGTTTATGCTATTCGGGTAAGTGGGGAAAAGCTTCTAGGTTATACAATGAAATGTCGGATCAGAACATATCACCAGATATAGTTACCTTTAGTATGCTTGTTGATGAATTATGTAAGGAAGGAATGGTAGATAAGGCTAGATGTGTTGTCGGAACAATGATTCAGAGGGGTATAGAGTCCGACCTTATCACTTACAATTCATTGATAGATGGATTTGGTTTGGATAGGCAGATGCATCAAGCTAGGAAAGTGTTTAATGCAATGACAAGCAAGGATTGTAATCCTGATGTCTGTACTTATAGCATATTGATTCATTGGTACTGTAAATGGAAAATGATTGATGAGGCAGAGCAGCTTCTGGATGAAATGCTTCGTAGAGGTTTAAGTCCCGACAATTATACTTATAATGCTCTTATACGTGGCTTAGGGCATACAAGAAGCGCAGTGGCAGCCATGGAGTTTTTTAAAGACTTGTGTGCTAGCGGCTATCATCCTGATTTAGTAGCTTACTCTAGTTTGCTACATGACTTTTGTAAACTGAAGAATTTTGATGTTGCAGTAGACATACTACGTGACATGCATATGAGAAAGTTGAAGCCCGATGTATTTATATATGGTATTCTAATGGATGGGATGTGCAAAGTCGGGAGGCTCAAAGATGCAAAGGAATTATTTTCTATGCTTTGTGTTCAAGGGTTGCAACCTGATGTTTGCATTTATAACATAATAATTGGTGGACTTTGCAGGGAAGGATTACTGAATGAAGCATATAATGTGTTCGGGCTAATGAAAGAAAATAAATGCTCACCAAATAGTGTCTCTTACAATGTGATTATTCATGGATTTTTACGGCACAAGAATTTGTCCATGGGGATTGAGCTCATACGTGAAATGCGTGATCAAGGCTTTTCTGCGGATAACGCCGCATTAGCTTTGGTGGTGGATTTGTCATGCAAGAAGGATATCATTCTGGAAAATTTGTAA